In Nocardioides daphniae, the DNA window CCGCATCCCCCAGCACGTGGGCGTGATGCTCGACGGCAACCGACGGTGGGCCCGGGCGGTCGGCGCGGACACCGCCAGTGGCTACCGCGCAGGCGCCGACAACATCCAGCCGTTCCTGGGCTGGTGCGAGGAGGTCGGGGTCAAGGTCGTCACCCTGTGGCTGCTCTCGACCGACAACCTCAATCGCCCGGCCGAGCAGCTCACCGGCCTCCTCACCGCCATCGAGGGCGCCGTCGAGTCGCTGGCGGCCACGGGCCGCTGGCGCGTGCACCCCGTGGGGGCGCTGGACCTGCTGCCGGCCGCGACGGCCGAGAAGCTGAAGGCCGCCGACGAGGCCACCCGCGACGTCGACGGGCTGCTGGTCAACATCGCCGTCGGCTACGGCGGGCGCCGCGAGATCGCCGACGCCGTCCGCTCGCTGCTGCTCGAGCAGAACGAGAGGGGCGCCACCCTGGAGCAGCTCGCCGAGACGATCGACGTCGAGCACATCGCCGAGCACCTCTACACCAAGGGTCAGCCCGACCCCGACCTCGTCATCCGCACCTCCGGCGAGCAG includes these proteins:
- a CDS encoding isoprenyl transferase — translated: MANWKDAVRRVLYPAYESRVVKGLPEGRIPQHVGVMLDGNRRWARAVGADTASGYRAGADNIQPFLGWCEEVGVKVVTLWLLSTDNLNRPAEQLTGLLTAIEGAVESLAATGRWRVHPVGALDLLPAATAEKLKAADEATRDVDGLLVNIAVGYGGRREIADAVRSLLLEQNERGATLEQLAETIDVEHIAEHLYTKGQPDPDLVIRTSGEQRLSGFLLWQSANSEFYFCEALWPDFRRVDFLRAIRAYAERERRFGT